A single window of Gossypium arboreum isolate Shixiya-1 chromosome 13, ASM2569848v2, whole genome shotgun sequence DNA harbors:
- the LOC108463234 gene encoding probable glutathione S-transferase codes for MADDIILLDFWSSPFAMRVRIALAEKGIEYEAREEDLSNKSSLLLKMNPVHKQIPVLIHKGRPVCESLIIVQYIDEVWSHKSPLLPSHPYHRANAKFWADFADKKIYPTGKLVWGAPGEVQEAAKKELIESMKVLEGELGDKPYFGGESFGFTDVALIPFYTWFYSLETCGDFSIIANCPNLVAWAKRCMQRESVSKSLPDQYKVYCFLMELKKKFEAK; via the exons ATGGCAGATGATATAATCCTGCTGGACTTTTGGTCTAGTCCATTTGCAATGAGGGTGAGAATTGCATTAGCAGAGAAAGGAATAGAGTATGAAGCAAGGGAAGAGGATTTGAGCAACAAAAGTAGCCTACTTTTGAAGATGAATCCAGTTCACAAGCAAATCCCAGTGTTGATTCACAAGGGTAGACCCGTTTGTGAATCCCTCATCATTGTTCAATACATTGATGAGGTTTGGTCTCACAAATCTCCTCTGCTCCCTTCTCATCCTTATCACAGAGCCAATGCCAAGTTCTGGGCTGACTTTGCTGACAAAAAG ATATATCCCACTGGGAAGTTAGTATGGGGTGCACCAGGTGAGGTCCAAGAAGCTGCAAAGAAAGAGCTAATTGAGAGCATGAAGGTGCTAGAAGGAGAGCTTGGAGACAAGCCTTACTTCGGGGGTGAGAGCTTTGGCTTTACAGATGTGGCATTGATTCCCTTCTACACTTGGTTTTACTCGTTGGAAACCTGTGGGGATTTCAGCATTATTGCAAACTGCCCAAATTTGGTAGCATGGGCTAAAAGATGCATGCAAAGGGAAAGTGTATCCAAATCTCTGCCAGACCAATATAAAGTTTATTGCTTTCTCATGGAACTTAAGAAGAAGTTTGAAGCCAAATAA